GCCAGACTCCGTGGCCCGGTGGCGCGCCCTATGCGGCCCTTCCAACGGGTGTTCGTTGGGATCCAGCGCTTCGCGCCGATGTCGTGGACACCCGCATCAGTGTTTGGCGGGGTGTCCCGGGTTTCCCGGGCGCATATCCTCCGGTCACTTATCAAACGTCAGTGCCGATATTTCAACCGAACTCCTAGGAGAAATCATGATGTTGATGGGGCGACTGGCCGCGGGTCTCGTCATTGCGATGTCTGCGATCGCGTGCCAAGCGATTCCGGCGCCGGAAGCCGCCGGCCAACCGCCACAGGGTTTCCCGGATCTAGGTGGGTTCAAGGCTGTTGACTCGAAGCCTTTCCGGCAGCAGTCCCGAGGCGGCATGTATTCGAGCTTTGTGACGGCTGACGGGTTGATTAGCTGCACCATGGCCAGCGGTTCTAGCTCTGGGTGTCGAGGAGATCTTCCGGGTGTTCCAAGATCAGAGGGCAGTGGTGACGGAGCGGGATGCGCCGTGGTGGGGGGTTGGGATCAGTACAGTTTTTCAAGTACGACCGTCCACTGCCCGCCGTACTCTGGTGAAAAGCTGAATCAAAACGAAAAGCTGGTAGATGGTGATATGACTTGCGCTGTTGGCGGTGATCGCCTCGTTGCGTGTATCAACACCAGAGGAAACCACGGTTTCGTCTTGCGTCCCGAAGGCAGCTGGACCTTCTAACTGTTGTCACCGCCCACCCGTACCCTAACCGCATGGCCGCCGACCCCCCCACCATCTACTTTGCGTCGCAACGAGACTGGGAAGAGTGGCTGGAAGAGAACCACGCGGACTCCCCCGGCGTGTGGATCAAGATGGCCAAGAAGGCCAGCGGCATCCCCAGCGTCAACCACAAGGAAGCCCTGGAGGAAGCACTCTGCTTCGGGTGGATCGACGGACAAGCCAAATCGCTCGACGAGCTGTACACCCTGCGCATGTTCACCCCACGCCGCGCCCGCAGCACCTGGTCGAAGATCAACGTCGGCCATATCGAACGGCTTACCGGCGAGGGCCGGCTCAGGCCCGCAGGCCTACGAGAAGTAGACGCCGCCAAGGCTGACGGCCGTTGGGACGCCGCCTACAGCTCGCAGGCCACCATCGAAGTCCCCGAGGACTTCGCGCAGGCACTGCGCGCCGAGCCGCAAGCACAGCAGTTCTTCGACTCTCTGACCAAGACGGCGCGCTGGCCGTTCCTGTTCCGCCTCACCACCATCAAGAGACCAGATACTCGTGCCCGGCGGATCGTGCAGTACGTCGAGCTGTTGGCGCAGGGAAAGAAGTTGAGCTAGCGCTCAGGCCTTGTGCGCCACGGACACGATGTAGTCCGAATGCAGCGAGAAGAGCCGCATACCCACCGAATTGAACTGCGCGCGCAGCAGCGGGTTGACATGTTTCATGTCGGGTTGGCGCAACCGCTTGGCCAGGAACTTGGACAGCGGTGGATAGACATCATCGGCGATGGACCATGTCTCGGCCCGGGCAAAGCCCATGTCCAGCAGCAGATCTCGGTATCCCTGTACATCGACGGCCCAGGGCACCGCGCTCGGTGACGCACCCTGCCAGCCCCGACGCGCCACCTGATTGCGTGCCAGCGCGGTCAGCGCGGTGCGCCGCGGGACGATATCCGCCGTCACCAGGCGTCCACCGGGCTTGAGCACGCGCAGCGCCTCCCGGAAGAAGTCGATGCGCGACGGGAAATGAAAGGCCGACTCCAGCGCCACCACCTTGGTGCAGGACTCGTTGCCGAACGGTAGATCGGTGGCCGAGGCCTTGACGTAGGAGATCGTGTCGGACAGA
This genomic window from Mycobacteroides chelonae contains:
- a CDS encoding SAM-dependent methyltransferase; amino-acid sequence: MSRNEAARAERELPAMTTLTSDFTEESTGERLRRWADEWRRMAAVAVSNADGPKTGMVYDIVGPQNLFGEESLFINFGYWRDHPTTLDEASRDLARLVASSAGFTSKDVVVDCGCGYGDQDILWANEFKVKKITGVNIAEEQIAISTRRVAEAGLSDTISYVKASATDLPFGNESCTKVVALESAFHFPSRIDFFREALRVLKPGGRLVTADIVPRRTALTALARNQVARRGWQGASPSAVPWAVDVQGYRDLLLDMGFARAETWSIADDVYPPLSKFLAKRLRQPDMKHVNPLLRAQFNSVGMRLFSLHSDYIVSVAHKA
- a CDS encoding YdeI/OmpD-associated family protein gives rise to the protein MAADPPTIYFASQRDWEEWLEENHADSPGVWIKMAKKASGIPSVNHKEALEEALCFGWIDGQAKSLDELYTLRMFTPRRARSTWSKINVGHIERLTGEGRLRPAGLREVDAAKADGRWDAAYSSQATIEVPEDFAQALRAEPQAQQFFDSLTKTARWPFLFRLTTIKRPDTRARRIVQYVELLAQGKKLS